The window tatatcacataatattcacatgttaaaaatatatagtttccaacaaaatttgttaaacaatcatttttcaagtaaacacggtcgaagtccagactcactaatgcatcctaacaaactagataagacacactaatgcaaaattctggttctctaagaccaacgctcggataccaactgaaatgtcccgttcttattgattaaaaacgttccatattaattgatttcgttgcgaggttttgacctctatatgagacgtttttcaaagactgcattcattttaaaacaaaccataacctttatttcatcaataaaggtttaaaaagctttacgtagattatcaaataatgataatctaaaatatcctgtttacacacgaccattacataatggtttacaatacaaatatgttacaacaaaataagtttcttgaatgcagtttttacacaatatcatacaagcatggactccaaatctcgtccttatttaagtatgcgacagcggaagctcttaataatcacctgagaataaacatgcttaaaacgtcaacaaaaatgttggtgagttataggtttaacctatatatatcaaatcataataatagaccacaagatttcatatttcaatacacatcccatacatagagataaaaatcattcatatggtgaacacctggtaaccgacattaacaagatgcatatataagaatatccccatcattccgggacacccttcggatatgatataaatttcgaagtactaaagcatccggtactttggatggggtttgttaagcccaatagatctatctttaggattcgcgtcaattaaggtgtctgttccctaattcttagattaccagacttaataacaaggggcatattcgatttcgataattcaaccatagaatgtagtttcacgtacttgtgtctattttgtaaatcatttataaaacctgcatgtattctcatcccaaaaatattagattttaaaagtgggactataactcactttcacagatttttacttcgtcgagaagtaagacttggccactgttgattcacgaacctataacaatatatacatatatattaaagtatgttcaaaatatatttacaacacttttaatatattttgatgttttaagtttattaagtcagctgtcctcgttagtaacctacaactagttgtccacagttagatgtacagaaataaatcaataaatattatcttgaatcaatccacgacccagtgtatacgtatctcagtattgatcacaactcaaactatatatattttggaatcaacctcaaccctgtatagctaactccaacattcacatatagagtgtctatggttgttccgaaatatatatagatgtgtcgacatgataggtcgaaacattgtatacgtgtctatggtatctcaagattacataatatacaatacaagttgattaagttatggttggaatagatttgttaccaattttcacgtagctaaaatgagaaaaattatccaatcttgttttacccataacttcttcattttaaatccgttttgaatgaatcaaattgctatggtttcatattgaactgtattttatgaatctaaacagaaaaagtataggtttatagtcggaaaaataagttacaagtcgtttttgtaaaggtagtcatttcagtcgaaagaacgacgtctagatgaccattttagaaaacatacttccactttgagtttaaccataatttttggatatagtttcatgttcataataaaaatcattttctcagaataacaacttttaaatcaaagtttatcatagtttttaattaactaacccaaaacagcccgcggtgttactacgacggcgtaaatccggttttacggtgtctttcgtgtttccaggttttaaatcattaagttagcatatcatatagatatagaacatgtgtttagttgattttaaaagtcaagttagaaggattaacttttgtttgcgaacaagtttagaattaactaaactatgttctagtgattacaagtttaaaccttcgaataagatagctttatatgtatgaatcgaatgatgttatgaacatcattactaccttaagttccttggataaacctactggaaaagagaaaaatggatctagcttcaatggatccttggatggctcgaagttcttgaagcagaatcatgacacgaaaacaagttcaagtaagatcatcacttgaaataagattgttatagttatagaaattgaatcaaagtttgaatatgattattaccttgtattataatgataacctactgtaagaaacaaagatttcttgaggttggatgatcaccttacaagattggaagtgagctagcaaacttgaaagtattcttgattttatgtaactagaacttgtagaatatatgaagaacacttagaacttgaagatagaacttgagagagatcaattagatgaagaaaattgaagaatgaaagtgtttgtaggtgtttttggtcgttggtgtatggattagatataaaggatatgtaattttgttttcatgtaaataagtcatgaatgattactcatatttttgtaattttatgagatatttcatgctagttgccaaatgatggttcccacatgtgttaggtgactcacatgggctgctaagagctgatcattggagtgtatataccaatagtacatacatctaaaagctgtgtattgtacgagtacgaatacgggtgcatacgagtagaattgttgatgaaactgaacgagaatgtaattgtaagcatttttgttaagtagaagtattttgataagtgtattgaagtctttcaaaagtgtataaatacatataaaacactacatgtatatacattttaactgagtcgttaagtcatcgttagtcgttacatgtaagtgttgtttttaaacctttaggttaacggtcttgttaaatgttgttaacccaatgtttataatatcaaatgagattttaaattattatattatcatgatattatcatgtatgaatatctcttaatatgatatatatacattaaatgtctttacaacgataatcgttacatatatgtctcgtttaaaaatcattaagttagtagtcttgtttttacatatgtagttcattgttaatatacttaatgatatgtttacttatcatagtatcatgttaactatatatatatccatatatatgtcatcatatagtttttacaagttttaacgttcgtgaatcaccggtcaacttgggtggtcaattgtctatatgaaacatatttcaattaatcaagtcttaacaagtttgattgcttaacatgttggaaacatttaatcatgtaaatatcaatctcaattaatatatataaacatggaaaagttcgggtcactacaacaggaAACGAAGAGagtgtgtgatatatatatatatatatatatatatatatatatatatatatatatatatatatatatatatagagagagagagagagagagagagaagagatcaAAGAAGAGAGAGGAGAATGATGATGGCGATGATAGATGTTACGGTTTAGTGTTCCATCGAGCACGAAAGCTGTAAGCTTAGGAGTTTAGTGTTATTGCTGCCTATATGATATAATGGGATTGGAGTGGATTAATTGTGGATCCCAGTTGTTTGTATTGATAATTGAATTCGACAAATTCCAAATTAGCAAACAAGAAGTACGCCAATTATCAATCAGAggaataaaaaagaaaataaaacagaTGCTTGCACTAACTGATTTGTTTTTATGTATGAAAATTGGATCGTTCGTACAAAAAGAATAAGGTTGAAACAGATTGATAACAGATTCTGAAGACTCAAACAAAAATCAGACGCAGTAGTTGATAGAGATGTGATATTGAATCTGATtatcttttatgtatatatacgtatatttatattattaattattaatataataataatacagatacagatttatgtatatatatcagtaCCTATGTCTGTGTTTATATATAtctgaatatacatatatatgtatcaatatttatatatcgtatgtatgtataatatatcacttaacattagtaataatacaaataataataattaataattataattataaaaataataattaaaattctaataacattcataatagaattagtaataataatattaatgttttcaaataatataaaaaaaataacataacaattcttatgtatcaaatttcatatatatatatatatatatatatatatatatatatatatatatatatatatatatatatatatatatatatatatatatatatatatatatatatatatatatatatatatattaaactaatctatattaataatacagatatcaatactgataatgaaagtaatataataactatgtTTCAACAaattacaataattatattttattaattatgtaatacctataattacatatttgaatatttaatatttatacatattagATATATTTTAacgtacatataatattaattgtgtacagaactcatatatatatatttatatatttattttaataatatcatatttattttgtaatttactTTACATGTTTAAATCAAATGATTTATACAatttaatacacacacacacacacacacacatatatatatatatatatatatatatatatatatacatatatatttttatttacatatttatttatacaccattgttcgtgaatcatcgggcatagtcaaaggtcaaatgtatgcatgaacatagttcaaaatttttgagacttcaacattacagtctttacttatcgtgtcgaactcatataaagtttaagtttaaatttggtcggaaatttccgggtcgtcacacagtcTATCAATCGCTGATATGTTGCTCCGACATTTTTAAGTCCAAATGGCATTTTGATATAACAGAATATACCCTTACCTGTATGAAACGCGGTTTTATCTTCATCTTCTTCCGCCATTGGGATCTGATGATATCCTTTGGCCGCATCTAAAAAACACTTATAAGGGAAAACATGCAGCGATTCCACCTTCCAATCGatttctggaagcggatagttatccttCAGGTAGGCTTTGTTAATATCTTTAAAGTCGATACACATCCTCCACGATCCATCTGGCTTTTTCACTAGAACCGGGTTCGCAACCCATGTTTGGTATTTCACTACGCGTAAAATTCCGGCGTCAACTAACTTTGTCACTTCACCGCATAGCCATTTCATGCGATCTTGGGCCATTCCTCTGCGCTTCTGTACTATTGGTTTCAACGCCGGATTAGCATTAAGCTTATGCTCTGCAATCTCTCGTGGAACACCCGTCATATCTTGCTCGCTCCAAGCGAAAACATCCATACTTGCAATTAATAATTGCACAATTTTGTTTTTTATATCCGCATTCAGATTAGCACCAATTTTTATTTGTTGTTCCGGATACTTGCGATTTATTACAACCATATTATCTTCTATACCAGCGTGCTTAACAACCGCTCCATTAGTGCTAACTGCTGTACATATTGGTGTTACGCCTGTAAAATTCATTGTCGCAACTCCTGCACGAGTCGCGAATTTTATCATCCCGTGTATTGTTGACGGGATAATACCCAATTTACTTATCGCGGACCTCCCTAAGAGCATGTTATAGCGAGAACTGGATCGCACAACGTATAAATTTAATTTCGCTTGCCTAAACAACATCTCGTCCGTCGCATCAACGAGCTCTATGTTTAACTATAATTAACCTACAGGCCATGCAGATTCTCCCGCAAACCCCGAGAGCAAAGCTGCAGTAGTTTTTAGCTCCGCTTTGACGCATTCTAGTAATTTGCGGTATCATTGTTCGTAGATTATATCAACACTACTGCCATTGTCTACATGTACTTTCATTATAGTAATTCCTGTATCCGCAATTTTACACGATATGACTATCGGCTTCTCAGACATGTCCTGAGTTTGCATATATGGGAATGTAATTGGAACTAAATGCCATGCCTTGCATATTTCTGCAGCTTTCCTTTTTTGGCCTCTCTTATGCTTACGCACCATGCTTATCAATTTTGATTTTTGCCGCCTGGCAAAAATTTTACGCCCTTCTATCATACTTGCGCTTTCTACAATCATTTATACGATTTTCGCTCTAACTTCTTTGCGAATCACAAAATATTAGCAAATCTGCTATTTTTCTTTTTTGTCGTTATTTCAATTTCGCCTTTATCTCGGCAGCACGTTTACCTGCAGATCATCAAATAGTGTACACGATTTTAAAATTAAATTCGAAATTAATCAATTCGTTATCACGACATTTAAAATTTCAAATTCAATTTTATGCGAGTCCCACGGATGGCgacaattgatcaatcctagattgaGATGTTAGTTTAATCCAGGATTGAGTGCAATAAAGGGGTGGAATGGGTGGTTGGTGATGTTTATGGGACCTAATGATCGTTTTTCATTTAGAAAAGCAATGATCAATCACCTCGTCCCGGTCTTGAGGAAATTACCTTAACACAATGTGAATTTACACTTGGGCGTGATCACAAGTCAGTCACAAAGGCTAGAGCAATTCCTtgaaatcaacaacctaaaatgagaggtcaagctccctatttataggtttggaatTCTTAGCGAATTCTCTTTTTGCGTCCGCGGTTCGCCATCCACCATAACTCTGCGGATGTCTTCTGCAACCTTGAGGCCTCACAAATATTTACCCCGCACTAGTTTGCTTTCGCATGACCTTCGCGGTATTTCTATTTCTCTAAACGGCTCTCGCTTTTAGCCTTTTTACGCTTAGAATATACATACGCAaggctatatatataatcatattttgtTTACAGTAGCTTATAACAAGTGGGTAGAATTCTTGTAAGCTCAACTTGTATTACTTTTGTACGTTTGACTTTTCACTATTTCATGAAAAGGATATAAATTCAATTCCAGTTTTTtgctaataaaaaaaaattaatacgtGATTACTCTGTGAAAATCACTTCAAGTATTTACCAGTTCAATCCCCTTAAGATATTAATCTGCTCAATCCGATTGATTGTTTTACGCCCTCATGAATGCAAATTCCGATCGAATTTGCACGATTACCGGAATTAAAACAATCTATCAACAACTTTTTTTTctcaaattaagcactcaaactaAAACCATTAATTTTACATTTGATCACAGGGTGTATTTATGCTACAAAAATTACCATGTAAGTACTACTATTATTTAATTTTAGATAAAAACATACTAATAAGTGATCCTGTAACAAAAAGTTCATCATCCACTTAATCAACTAGCTTCAATTATAACACAATTAAATTTAAACAATCGATATACAATGATTTTAGCTCCACTCCTAGTTTAgtcatctacatctacatctacatcttaacaataataatgttgATGTACATTATTAAAAAAGTAGAATCTTTATTATATACATGTTACAAAAGTACAAATAGCCTTACTATTTAAAATAGTGGCAGATCATGTATCCACCAACCATTAACATTCTCCTGAATTTACTTTTATATTACAAAATCAAGACTTTTTCATAGAATTGCTACACCACCATCAATGGTCCAGCTTCTTCGAtcattttattttatcgttatACTTACATAATACTgagtatatacacatatatatacagatTTATTCTAAATAAATAATACATCCCAAGATTACAATCGTTCAAATCTCTACACGATTCAACTCAACAATCATATCTTCAACGGTAAATTTATTCTTTCAATTGATTAATTCCttgttagtttttttttttgtttatcatTTCATAACAATTGGGTTTTGTTCCAAACTCATAAATTTTTGTGCTTTTTGATTCAGTCTTTAATTTTTTGCTAGTTTTAGCTTATTTTAGATTTTAGATCACTGCTTGATGATGAGTTAACTTGTACTAATTGTTAATTTTTGTCTTGTGTTCTTTTTTGCACCAAAAATTAGTTCTTTATTATCTAGGGTTTTAAGATGGTCAATTATTAGTTTTCACCTTTTAGCCCCATTTAGTTCTAGGTTTAAACACGCTTAAAATTACCCCTCACTGGTTTCGTGTTTTAGGGTTTCTGATTCAAGAAGAATTGGAGTAAGTTGATCGAAATTGGTCGAAAATTGAGTTGATTCTCCAATGGCGATGGACGATGGAGAACTTGATTTCTCTAATCATGAGATGTTTTTAGGTTCAAATGTTGGTGATATCCCAAGCAGTAGTTCAATGAACAGTTTCTTTGATGATATCTTTAATGACATGCATGCTTGTACTCATACTCATACATGTAACCCACCGGGGCCTGATTCCTCACATACGCACACATGTTACCACGTCCACACCAAAATTGTATCCGCTACGAGCGATGATGACAAGACTCCGACTGACGATACCGCCGAGTCTCACGACAAAAAGGGGAAGAAACGCCCGAACGGGAACCGAGAAGCCGTGCGAAAGTACCGGGAAAAGAAGAAAGCGCGCGCGGCTTCATTGGAAGACGAAGTGGTTCGATTGAGAGCGTTGAATCAACAACTTATGAAGCGAGTTCAGAGTCAAGTGGGATTAGAAGCCGAAGTAGCGAGACTAAAGTGTTTGCTTGTGGACGTTAGAGGAAGAATAGATGGAGAAATCGGCTCGTTTCCTTATCAGAAGCAAAATCCCGTTATTCAGAGTGTTGGTGCTCCGAATTTGGGAGGTGGGTTTTCGTTGAATCCGTGTAATAGGAACCGGGGTCCATCGATGCACCGTGATCTTGATGTGAATGGGTGTGATTTTGAGGATTTGCAGTGTTTGGGGAACCAAGTTTCGATGTTTAATGAGTTTCAAGGATGTGGTGGTAATGATGGTCCTGTAGATGTCAATCCTTCAGCTGGGACGAAAAAGAAAGGTAAGCAATAGTTTCTCACTTTATTGCCAACATTGTTTAGCTTATATCTGGTTTTTGTTATAGTTTATTGAAGTTTAAAATAAAAATGATGTGATTTATGTTGGTTAAACATAGGGGATAGAATAGATTGGCATTTTTTAACCAGTATCCTAGCCTTTTTGTTGCAAACAAACCATCACTATTTATTTAGAAAATGCAAAACCTGTTTTGTGAGATTGATTGTTTCTAAAGGATGCGAATGGATTATATGTAGGACCATAAGCAAAGGTTGTAAAAGTCACGAGTCGGTTAGGACCTTGGAGGGACGAGTCGGTCAAGTCGGGGACGAGACGGGCGTTGACCAACATTGACTTTTAGTAACAAATAAGTTATTTCCAATCTTTCACTGACCAACACACAAAATATTCGTCCTATCCTAGATATATGGCTCAAAATCTAATTTTCAGAAATATAAATTAGTGTTTACTGACTTTTAAGGTGTTTTTGGGCGACTTGAGACGGGCTAGTCCCCAAACCTACTAGTTGGCCGACTCGACGGACTTTTACAACAGTGACCATAAGCATACTACACTTCTCCTTTGATGTCACTTTATCTTCATAATCAGAATGCTTGTTATAGATGACAATTTCAACTCACTTATTCTTAAACAGGTCAATTCAGGTTGTTTTATCTCTAAGGAGCCAAATAAAAAAAACTAACTAGGTCGTTTAGTTAACAAATGTATCGTCATAACAGGAAATATCCTATTTTAATTTTAGATAAAAGTGATATAAAGGCACTAATTAGTGATAAGATTACTAATAATTAATTGTGGGTCATTTCTGGTCAATCAGACTCTTACTGAActatacacaaaaaaaaaaaaagcatctTTTTTATTCATTCTCAAACCAGCCTTGATCCACCCTTAATTTTGAGGGTAGTTCTTACACCATCAAGATTAATTACTACACCTGAAGACCGTTTAAGTTCACAGTTTTATCATTATTCTTTTGTCGTTTTCCATAATCATGATGGAATGATGATACATCATTTTGACCATTTCAGTGTTGAATAGCTTTTGACTTTGATGGTTTACAAATAATGCCTTTTCGTTCTGTACCTTCTGTgaccaaatatttataattttcaaATTATGCATTATCGTTTTAATTAAATGATCTCTAATCGTTTTTGTTTCATATTAGGTTCTCGTGCAAGGATTTCGAAATGAGTTTTATACTGGATAGCAGCTTCAATCCTTTGTGTACAATAACGTAACATAAAGACATAAAATGCCAGATCAGTACGATTTTGTGCTCCCTTTTTTTTTGTATGTTCTTTCTTGCTATTTCAGTAGGTGGTTTTGTATTTATGAAGCTCACATGATTTAATAAACTAATACTCCGTATCAAGAGTTCTGCTGGCCTGTTTTTGGAGTGCAacttctttttatatatatttgaatcATCAGAACAATCCTATCCTATTAATCTAACAAAACAAACACTATACTACAAACTACTAATACAACAAAAACTATTTACATTGCCCAAGGAAGAGTAGAACAATAATGTTTAAATGTCATCGTCTTTACGATAAATGCTTTCTGGCTTTCAGCCGTTTGCCAGACCTTAGAACAGTATCTTCTGCAACATTAGATATTACCTCCTCATTGCAGAATTACATAATTCATACTTGCAATGGTGCTGTCAGCTTACGAGAAACAAACCAACGAGAAACAAACCAACAGTGTCCAAAGAAGGCTATTAAGATACATTGGTTAAAGAAATAATTCTTTTTAGAGGGATattaactaaaatactatttttaagTGAATTATGACAatttatccaaaaaaaaaaaaaaaaggttataaAAATGCCATCACAATTCGCAAGCTTTCTTGCAAATTTGTAAATGACATGATTTGTAGTCATGACTCATGATAGATAAATTTCAGATCGCAACATGAATTTTTTTGGTCATGACCGCAGATTTCTCGGTCAGGCTGAGTAAACCGTAAACCCGGTTCTTCGACTTGCAACTCGGACAAAAAACCGGCTATGCCGTTCAAGCGATTTGTGCGAATCGCAAGATGAAATTTGCGAAAGGCTGTGACAAGCTTTAATAAATCATGATAAGTTTATGTATACTTTGAGAAGTAATAGTCTTTTATTCTTAACTGCGATATCACCGATTTCTTTTAAATcgagtattttttcgagatctatttgTTGACAACCGTCGCTTAAGAGTTCCGCCATATCTAAAATAATACTCCATCCATCCCAATTTAATTATACGCCGGACAAAAACACACAATTTACTTTTTATTATTGTGTATTGGCCGAAAGTGTACAATTCATTTGAGAAATCTAAGAAAAAAACAATATGTATTAGAAA of the Rutidosis leptorrhynchoides isolate AG116_Rl617_1_P2 chromosome 5, CSIRO_AGI_Rlap_v1, whole genome shotgun sequence genome contains:
- the LOC139847438 gene encoding basic leucine zipper 23-like, translated to MAMDDGELDFSNHEMFLGSNVGDIPSSSSMNSFFDDIFNDMHACTHTHTCNPPGPDSSHTHTCYHVHTKIVSATSDDDKTPTDDTAESHDKKGKKRPNGNREAVRKYREKKKARAASLEDEVVRLRALNQQLMKRVQSQVGLEAEVARLKCLLVDVRGRIDGEIGSFPYQKQNPVIQSVGAPNLGGGFSLNPCNRNRGPSMHRDLDVNGCDFEDLQCLGNQVSMFNEFQGCGGNDGPVDVNPSAGTKKKGSRARISK